DNA from Solenopsis invicta isolate M01_SB chromosome 4, UNIL_Sinv_3.0, whole genome shotgun sequence:
GAACATTCTCAACAAGCATTCattagtttcaaataaaaatcattcTCAAATCTGTTTTGAAAATCTGGTGAAAATGAACAGgtttattattacattgtagTAATACACATACCTTGCTTCGTAATTAATAGCCAAAAAGACCACAATAATGATAATGTATGATAATGATGACGAGATTAATGATACGGTAAATacaataagattaatataatgatattgacaataataaaaataaaaatgatttctgTAAATTAGTATTGATTATTGACAAGTGGCTGACGTAGTATCCTTTGATCAAAGATGTTAGCCACTTACCTTTCTCATTTTCACCATACTAACTAgacagaatttttcaaaaagacaCAAAAAGAaggataatattaaaaaacaatttcaattatGACAGTAAGATCAGTAAAGACAATAACAATGCAATAACGGGAACATTAAAGTAACTTTAGTGACATGATAATTCCATAGCATGCACAATAACATGacataatatgaaaaaatatttacgaaatgaTTTCTCACCTTGCATACGTTTGTAGATGTTgtgatttcattttttatattgctctGATTGTATTGTTGGTGAGGGCTGTAACTGTCATCGACGTCGCCGCTTTCAAACGCCTGCGGGAAGCTGGTCGCGCTACTGACGACGCTGGTGCCATCCTCGTGCTCGACCACGGTTGGCATTGGTGTCGCATTCTCCCAGACTTTCTTTACGGACGCGATTTTAAGGTTGAGCTCCGCGGTCGACGGTGATATCGTGCTTTGTCCACCAGCCATGTGCATGGAGCGTGCCATGCCTAAACTCTTGCTCTTATCATCCGTCAATTGCGAAAGATCGGAGTCAAAAGTAAAGTCCAATTTCATGTCGGCATTGTCTTCGTTCTTATTAAACGACAAAGGCATTTGGATAGGTTCTTGATTCTTGTCCTTGATCAAGTCGTTTGGTTTATTGGAAAATGCAACGGAGAGCGCCGGTTGTTGATGCTGTTGGACTTGGTTGCCTTCCTCTTCTATTTCCGCACGCTTCTCGGCGCGCTGTTGCTTAATGTGATTTGAAAACTTGGATTTCACCGCCAGATCGGTTGATCCGGACGTTTTGGTCGTCTttgaataatttgtattttcaaaGATTAAGGTCTGTACGGGAGGCGAAGATACATCGGATACATTCTTATCCGTTAGAGTTTCCTTCAGATTCTTCCCCGTTTTCTCTCCACTCGGTGAATTTCGTTGGCTGCTGTGTCCCGAGTTAGCCTCATTACCTTCATGGCTGTGATCATTTTGAGCTGTTAAACCTGACATTAATTGAATGTCTGTGGGGACCGCAGACGGAGAATTCGAACGCAATTGGCTTGTGAAAGGTTTGTCCCAAGCGTTAACCGTTGGCGGAGGAGCGGGACTGTTAGAGTCTTTAGCGTAATTGTTACCAGAGCTATTCAGCTTGCTCATATCGCTCACATCGGTCatttgctgctgttgctgcttcACAAGACGTTGGAACCGTGGTGCAAGTCTTGGATTTCGAGAATTTCGATTGTCGTATTGCTTCTGCGGTATGTTTGCCGGTTGTGGGATATTCTGACCAAGTAGAGGCGGTATATTCTGCACTTGTTGTAGAACCTGCTGCGATCCATTCGACTTCGATTTCGAACGATCGCGTTCACGTTCCTTCTCTTTGTCTCTTTTAATGGGTTTTACTTCCTCCTTCTGATTATGTCGggattcttttacatttttcttcgaACGCACCTCTTGGAAACCATCAGCATCTACCTTATCTTCCGCTGCAACACTTGTAGCGTCCTCGGTACAACTATTTGTTTCGATTTCCGAATCCACCAGTTTCTTATCTTTCGTCTGGGACTTCTTATTAAGGTCGTTCAGTGCTTGATTCACAAGATTTGGATCGCTCAACTTTATCTCGTCAATGCGATTAATCATGCTATCTTTATTCGATTTATTTGCGACCACGCCGCTGTTAGTCGAGCTCTGACTTCTCGACCTTCCATTCTGTATTTGCGCATTTTGCATCAGAGGCGGTATACCATCGGGGTGATTCTTTTGAGCGCTAAATCCAGCATTCTGCAGATTTCGTTTTTCTGCTCCCGGGGCTCGCGACGCCGGATTGGAAGACTTGGGATTTTTCTCACGTTGTTCTCTAGTATTTACCAATTGTTCGTTTCTACGGGAATGCACATTAGCGCCGATGGCATTTTGGCTCGCCAATTGAATGGCTCGTCCACCAAAATGCTTGTTGCGGGTATTACGAGACTCTTTGTGATCCTCTATATGCTCCTCGCTGTTCTCCGATGTAGTTTCCCAATCTTCGTTACCTACATCCGATTGCGGCTGTTTCGATACATTGCCACTGCTGCCGCGTGAACGAGCTTCGCGGTTATCCCTTCCCTGAAACGCAACAACACATTGTTGCATTATTAAAAGAGAAGTAAATATATacccatttttaataaattttgactcttacatataacaattttttttaaataaaaataaaagtataaaggtaGGAAATATAAGAATTAAGTAAATAGTAACTTTAAAACCtccatttcaataaaattgtaatataaaatatttcatattaatctcgaatttctacatttaatatattaccTATTGTCTggtattttataaatcttataataataaaataaaataaaaaaaaataaaaaaaaatgtaagtactagtaaatttttgtactttaaatATCTGTGTatagcataaaaaaaattatacataccCTCCTACTTCCACTACGAGTTCTCTTGGAACGGGATTCTTCCTTTCGCATTTGTGCTTTCTGGGATGGGACGTTGGCGACTTGATTATGGCTCGCTTCTTGCTTGTTACCGGACTGTTGAGCTTGCTGACTCGGAGACTTATTACGTCTACCCGTGATACCCGCTGTAAGGGCCTGTTGTTTTGCAATTATCTTATCGTCAGTAGACTCAACTGGCGCGGATTGCAGGAGACTCGCATCTTTCTCTGAAGTCGGAGTTGGTAAATTTTGCCGTCCGGCAATTTGTTGATGTTTCTCGTCCGTATTACGTTCCGACGAAAACGGACTTTTACTAGACGGCGGTCCGTAACCTTCCATACGACTGCCCGTGGCTGGGCTATTTCGGATACGAAAACCGCCTCTGCCGCGACGAGACGGTTCGCCTGATGGCGCGAAAGCCTCATGACTGGGCTTACCGTCATACGTTCTTTTCTCGCTGCGCGTCTGAGAGTACTCGGTACCACGCTTATCCTCTCGTCTTGACACTTCACGATTGCGCTCCTCCTTCTCAACTTTCTGAGACGGTTTTGGGGAGCGAGTCGATCGCTTATCCTCCTTTCCAGATTCAGTAGAGCCTGATATCTCGTCAGCGCTGTTCTCGGAATCGGTGTGCCCATATGAACCGCTTTTGGCGGACATCCCGGATTTGCCAGTAGGTCGTGGTCCGCCTCTTCGTCCTCTAGATTCCGGGCCACGCCAACCACGAGTGTAAACGCTGTAGGTACCTCCCCATTGACGTCCACCCCGAGCTTCCCGAATTCTAGAACTGGAGCCACTACTGCTCGTTCTGTTACGAGtactcttttctctcttctcatCCTTAGCTTGCTCTTTGCCATCCTCGGCAATgacttcttctcttttttctgAAACAGGCTTATCCAACAAGCTCTGTTTAATTTCATCGCTTTCCTTGCCATCTTTGACGGCTTCTGCTatcttctcttcctctttctcaaAAGTCGGTGATATCGCGTCAGCCCATGCTTTCGGCGAATTATCACCTCTATCGATCTGTCTGCTTTCCGGAGTACGTTCCGTTTTTCTATTCCATACATCTGTATCCTTTTTCGTGTCGGCGCCACTTTCCTTTGGCTGTTCTTTCTTCTCTTGAAGATCAGAACTACCTCTCTTCAGCTGAGTCAGACTGCGCTTCTCGTTCTTCAATTCGTCTGCTTCGATTTTCTCTTTAGTAACTGGACCAGGCGGTTGccttctatctctttctctttccctagTCTCTTCGTGGTACAAATCTCGTTTCTTCTCCTCATAATCTGACACTTCGTTTACCCAAGAACTGCAATCCCGTAATTTGTGCAATTCGTCATCGCGCAAAGATGTTTTCGATTCTCTGGAGGTGCGACTGTCACGTGAGTCGGGTCTTTGTGGACGTTCGTTGCGTTCTTCCTTCGGCGCGTCGCGACGATTTTCAAGCTGTCTGTCTTGTCCCACGTTGCGTTCTTCACGCCATTCTGGGTTCTCAGAGCGTTCCCTTTGGTCGCGTTCTCGCTCATCAAAAGAatcctaaaaaataaaaatttttcaagttaaataCAAAATCGAGATAAGCCGGTCGATATCAATATCAATGATAAAATCTATCGCACAAGAATTTGTTTCATATTCTTACCTTTGAATAATTATCGTATTCCTTCTTGTCTTTGTCACGCGTATCTCTCACATCCCGAGTATCACGGCTAGTAGAACGAGAATCTTTGACATCGCGACTGTCTCGGTTGTCACGGACATCTCGATTATCTCTCGAGTCCAAACTCTCTTTTGAATCTCGTTCTTTATCATCAAAATGTCTCTCACGTTCCCAAGAATCACGAGGATGCCTGTCATCGTACTCGTAGTCTCTGAAATTACGGCTGTACTCGTCGTAATAGCCACCTGGTTTGCGGCTATCGTATGACCGATGCGAAGAATGTCGATAACGATCTTCTCTTGGCGGCGGTGCGCCACTACGATGATCTCGAGATGGAGGTCGTTCATCGTCCAATGGTGCCGATGCGTCCGAATCGGTTCTATTACGACGTTGTGATGGCATAGGTTGCTTCATACTGCTATCTACTAATACAAGTTTCACTTAATATAATACATggtttttttgacattttattaagaagaaaataatgattaaacaaGCTTTTAAACAAGAAGAAATGTTGTGATAAAGATCATtctaatttaagataaaatcaCACTACTAAATTTTTAAccaaactaaaaaatttaatttacgagtacaaatttactaattataaaaatgtttacaccTACTACAGTTGAGCTTATCATGCTGTTCTACAttgtaaaatagtaaaaactgttaataattcttttcttaaCAATTCAATTgcaattagaataaaaaaagtgattCTTATATAAGTAATTCATAAAAACTTACTCAATGAGTTGTAATTGTGAAGCCATCTACCGGGATCGTATTGTTGAGAGAATGGAACAGACTGGGAAGCAGGTCTTTCCGCATTCGGTGAAATTCGGTTGAAATTCGCACTACTTCTCTCGGCCTGTTGCTTTTGAAACCTGGGCGGCAAATTATTCTGAAAGTGTCGGGAGAACGCCGGTTGCTCGCGATCTCTCGAGTCCCTTTGTTCACGATCGCGATCGCGTTCCCTTTCACGCTCGCTACGCACCGTGTCTTGTCGTAAAAAATTTTGCCGATCGCTCTGACGAAAATCCGTCAGTCCTTGATCTCTGCTCTCTCTTAAATTGTCACGAACATCGCGTATACATATTGTTGCATTCATTTTCTCATCTTTTCCTTCAGACGAGGTACGAGATCGTTCTCTACTTTCTCGCTCTCtattctccttctctctctcccatTCGGGTATAGGAAGAGGTACAGGTGGTACGCTAATCAAGCTCTTGGATTCGCCAGACTGCGTACGTTCCTCATCCTTATGTTTCGCCTGCTTTTCCTTCATCTTTTGCTCCAAGTCTTGCAATTTCTTAGCCGCTGCTTGTTTCGTTGATTCTTGGAAACgtttctcctcttcttccttgCGCAATCGCGCACGCTCCACAACGGATGCAACTTCAACCTTGATTCTACGACGTTCGTTCCATGTCTCATCGTCCTCAACACCTGTTTTTTGTAGCATAgataaatgcattaaaatatgACTTAAATAAATCATTCGGTTTGGATTTCTTATTCTACTCAAACTACACTTACCTCTTAAAGAGTGTACAGAGTGCAATTGCGATTGATTGGCGTAGCCACTTGCACCATTCGAGCCACGATAATCGCGATTCATAGGTTGAGTCCAAGAACGATGTGGCGGATCACGGAGCTCCTTCGAGTCTCGATTATCTCGAGATTTCTCCTTCTCCTCCGTGGCATTATCATCGCCTTTTTTCTCCTTGGCATCTTTCTTTTCGTCACTTTTCGATTGTTCTGATTCACCTTCGTCGTCGCTAAAGGCCAATTTTTGGTTATAATCAATATCATCGTGCGCAGCCCATCCTGCGTCACGGGAAATATCATCCATACGAGTAAGATCTTCCTCCTTGATAATGGGTCTAGTCAGAATTTCTTCTTCAGCTACGCGCTCACGTTGAGGAGGTGGGAATCGATCCAAGGGATGATTAAATCTAGGTCGGGGGCTGTTGGGTCCAGCATTTGGTGCAAATTGCGAAGAAAATCCACCAGGAAAATTTGATCTATACatctaaaaaaacaatatattttattaagcaaGTTAAAAAAAGACCTACGCAAGTTcagactttcaaaatttttatgataaacttACAAATGGCGGGATAAGTCCCCGATAATGATGCAGATTTGGCCCAACCTGATGAGAACCGGAAGAAGGTGCAGGACCTTGATTGTTTACGGAATTATGCTGGCCTCCCGGGCCCGCGCCCATGTTGGGCGATTGGCCCAAGTTCTGCCGCCCTCCACCGGGTCCCTCCTGGGTATGCCCtcctgaaacaggtatatttaaAGGGAGGGCCTGGCCCGCCGGAGTATTCCCATTTCCGGGACCAGCTGATGTTACTGGTACTGCGCCACCTGCCGTACGACTTCCGCCTTGAATCCAACTTCCTTCGGCTGCAAAGATCAAGTCGCAAATGACTAGTCTATATACTTTCAAACCAAACAATTTTACGATGATTAAGATGAAACAAACTTACTCTGTGGACGCAAGCTCGGCCCTGGACCATATTGCGCATTTAACTCTCGATTCAATTGCTGTTGGTTTCCCGGCGCTCCACctacataatttattcattgtattagaaataaaaatagataacatATAAGATACATTATAAATTCCGATGCCTATAATACGTAATATCAACTGACAAAGACAggataaatatttagtaagtgATAAACAAGATACATGCTCGCACACGATTATTTCGCAGATTGTGCGTAAGACTTtctcacatatatatatatataacaacgTGCTTTACGGAGGTAGTGTCGTGAATGTAACAAAAActaaataacagaaataaagcataaataaagataaagtgcgcgattattaataaaacaaattaatatctaattttattctACAATAAACGTAAGAAatcacgtaaaaaaaattacacgaatCGATAAAACATGTAATTTCATCTCAAATTACATGaagcatataattattttaattaaaatacatacagatgtaaatacatttgtgtatttaaaattatatattatataacaactACATTTCCCATAAAATAATACTTCTactgtaaatttatatatttttccataaacattgtatatattgtaacattaaaataattagaaaattttattctgcaacatataaaattatattataacatgTATGCATTTGAGATcgatcaaataataataaaaaaaatatttcaaatttcttttccATATTAAATACATTCCATCCAcataaatcttaataaattataataattttgttacaatcaTACATGCTTAATAATGTTTGGTGATAATGTTGTTCAAACCATTTTTTTCGCATATAAACGCATATTAACTTATTCAAGGGTATTAAGTAATATAAGTATTTTACTTAATagaatatcaaaaaataatgtatttcatggtgcattttaaaaaatatgaagaaattcAAATAAAGTAACCCAAACTAATTTAGAaagattaattgaatttaagaAGACAAAGAATACGTCTCTTAACATTATGTACTAATCTCGATTTTtcatacgtatacatatacatacatacatacatacatacatacgtgtgtgtgtgtgtgtgtgtgtgtaaatttgATCTTAAAAATGGtacaaaaaagagagaaatgatGTGTAAGTCTGTCGGTACATATTGTGGTGTCATCTAATTTTCTACGAACGTATATAATAATGCagattaacatttataatcaaGTCAATCTTATACACTATaccaaaaattataatgtaatgaatgtgtattttgaatattttttaactaatacaAAGccataaattaagttttactaCTGATAATGTCAAGTATATATTAACTATTCcacaaaaacaattacttgacaatttttttagataaaaagggtttcataaaaactttaatttttagaatacatTACTAGTTAACAAATATCTTTAAAgggtaatatttattatatatatattttttatatataattttgaaatttcttttgTGGAATAGcatgtaacataaaaataatcgtgcgtaaaataaattcaaaatttattaatataacactttatgtaataaataataatgaacacATTTGCCATATAAAATTTACCATATCATTATTGAAaactttaagaaataatataattacagttaattgcatttgatataaaaaatgtttatttaactttaaaatatattttagtaactaattttttttatatgttaacatATACAAGggtatttctatataaataaaaaaaaataaaataaaaaaaattgatcataGCAGAGtttcataataacaaaattaaaactaatcaatgataaaaaaaatattaatgactaGATAAATCTTTAGTTTCACATAGCTTCCactgtatacataattaaatcaaattaattttatcattttaacatGTTTTATCATCGCTATATTTTTTAAGACATATGCAAATGAGTAGTCTTCATGAAATAtccaatgtataaataaattactactTCTTAAAGCACAGACCCATTATTGGCCTTTAGAGTTAAGAATCCGCATGCAGCGCATTCTTGTACATCTCTGCTGCAGTTTTCATCATCAAAGGATTTATTTACATCTATGCAGTTTCCATCTTGCTCATGATCgagtaaattttaatcaaaatgcaACCTTAAACAAAAAACTATCATGGGGAGAAGCACAGAAAGGCACTACTGACAAAAGGATAAAAAAGTTGAATCTAGCAGCAACAGGCAAGTAGTACCCCACCTGAATGGTTGTGGGAATACGGCTGTTGCTGTAGTAACGAGTGTTGGACTGCGACTGAGATTGCATTGGATGTTGTTGAGGACTGTTGAGTCTGGCTCTGAGTGGAGACGGAGGCGGACGGCTGTCCACTGAGACTGGGAAACTCGTGTTGGAACTGCGGGGACTGGTGGGCGAGGAAACTCAGTCCAAGGGCACCTCTTCCCCCTTTCGCGCCCCCCACGAGCCCCGCGTAACCAACCACTGCTGCCACAATGGGCGTAcctatcaattaatttgcacCACCCAAACGACACCACTCCGTTCATACTTTACTCATGCCCAATGTCCAGAAATGGATGTTAAAAGGATATATCGCAAATATCAGCTAAACAAGAATGATTACTGTCACATTTTATATCGCGATATATCGTTATCTCAGAGTTTATCAAGCCCTTTATCAATCCAACTCTGGACATCTATTTAACGTTTCATGATGTAGTTACGTGCGTTTATATTCCAAtagattgttttaaataaatattatatgcgGCATCAGTACAATAATATCacacaattatatattaatatatatgttgaatttataatatcatgTAATTAGTATAATGTACCAATTACATTGATTCTCAATCCTATTTGCTATTGATCAgcatatgtaaataataatttatacataaccAATAAccacaaaatatatatacaatcaATTTTGCACAAGTCGCCTCTGTCTACGGTTTTGTACACTCTCTTCTCGTAAGGGGAGACGACTGTAAATACCTCATgtggaaaaatgtttttttgcttTGTAGTTGTGATTGATTAGATATCATTAGAAGTTTTTAgtcataaaagaattaaaaaaaaggagtcCTTTCaaattcccttttttttttttcatattacttTAATAAGCATACATGCCTGCTTTTAGATAAACGAGTTTAAGAGTATATTATGAAAtggaaaaatgtacaaaataagaaaagtaaataacttaaaaccttaacattttaatgttaatcGATATTATGCATACATGCTTTCTACATACCGTCTCCTGTTCTGCTCATAATCGCACTCCATGATGATTTGTTGTTTGCCTGATCCAAAAAAGGAGCTTGTGACACATTTTGTTGTGTCGGCAGTAAAGAATGTAGGGATGTTGAAACAGTGGTCCCTGCTGCGCATTGTGCTGTTGAAGAGACAGTCTGCAAAGAGATATCAATTTTAATAGCCTATCTTTGcttatacataatatgtataaacaCAGTTCTGATTATTCTACTTGTTATtaaaaacaagtaaatatttaaaataagctaAAGACAAGCAAATTTAGaacgttaaataataaatttaaaataaagagctgatttattttaataatcatattacAAAGTTCGACTAGAGTTTCAGCTGTACTTAACCTTTATTAATcacaattatatcaaaataatctAACTAGAATTGTAAGTTTACATGGTTAATTTgctgttaattaattaaataaaagcatTGACtcaatcaaaataacattaatattattatacctattttaatattattaaataatattattaaatatgttataattaaacttatttttttttgctgaaagagaaaattattttaatttgtataaacataataatggTCTTTTTTAGCAccatttgtacattttttttattaaaaagacagAGGCAAAACTATGGATGCTTTGTGTAATCATAAAAAGTAATTTCTGCTAAATTAAATGGCATCCATAAGAGAAAACTGATAAAAGAATACTGTgagaaaacaataaattttttagtgaCTTCTATAAAGCAATTGAGTAATTCCTAGCTTTGTGAACAGTGAGGTGcttaaatagatcttttttgGTGTAGAAACTCCAGCAATTTAACCAATCGTGTATTGCCATCAGCTTAATGAGTTTGTCAAATTGGCTAAAATTGCAGTGACCTTTGCATTAATTACACCAAAAAAGTAACTCATTTATGCACCTCATTGTAATTATCATCCATAAATCAACCTTGATTTGTCTTCTATCCTCAGTCTatgctttaattttataagaaattgatTGGAGAGTTGAAAGTTTGAAGGAAAAGGAGCGaggtaaatttgtaattttgagATCAATAAACTCTTTCATCTTATTATTCTGATCTCTTTTGTcttattatctttatcttatcctaaaagaaataattaaattataacttaCAGTAGTGTTATCTAATGAAGTTGCTACTGTGGTGGTAGTAGTAGTGGTCGATGATGTTGAATCCTTAGTAGTAGCCCAACCACTTCCTCCACTTGGCACAAGACTGACAGCCGGGTCACTGCTGCTAGTTTCGCTTTTTAAACTGGGCAAATTAGCTGGAGGACGCCGTGCCGAAGGCACCTTTCCAAGACTTTGCATTCCATGTTTGCGCggtaatgtatttttttgttgatgCGGCTCCAAACATTCACCCTAAACAGAAATTATGGGTGAAAATATTTAGCTAATTTGCTCTGTAGATGAGAGCTTTTTTGAACAATGtcacaagtaaaaaaaaacttagcacaatcatttaatataaaaaaaattttaagctccattttatattcataattatatattaatattaacatataaaatgtttgtaaaattaaaagtatttaaaatctcATCTAATTGAGTTAAGAGACACTTGTGAACAAAGGCATCTCACAGAGAactaataagaaaaagtaataaaatgttgGCCAACTCACCCTACTCACCCGGTACAAGCTATTGATATCTAATGATTGAAACTTGGATTTTCCTTTCTCCCCCTTCGACACAATCCCTGACAGAGTAGACATGCTGTCTGCACGCAACCATTTAGTACCAATCAGACCCAAAGAACGAACCCTTTGTCTGCAAGGACAAAGTTATCTAAAATAATCTTTCTCTATTatcctattattattattaataatgacaaTTGGAATAAGAAAATCTAGACAAAacatattaattcaaataaacaCAAGAATTTCAACACACTAATGACATTTTGAAAGCCTTCCTTAAATTACGTAAAATGTATCCTTACAATTCAAGCGGGTGAAATCAGCATTAtgcttaataataaagaatttaactGTTATAAAAGCTCTTAATAAACGTGCCCGCTCTATAATGTTCgctcaataaaaatatataatcaagcTAAAACGTAAATCGCGATACATTATAGCGTACCGCGATATCACGCAACACAACTATCGTTGTGATActcttaataattttactcCAAACGCTGCACAAAATCAATTTCCTCTAACGCGGCAATGTGGCAGCACTAATACCATCACGATCCGTCTCGATAATGCGCGAAAGTAGCGTGGAGGAGTTTCTAAAAGCGCATAAATGTCGAGGGA
Protein-coding regions in this window:
- the LOC105195590 gene encoding protein PRRC2C isoform X1; this translates as MSTLSGIVSKGEKGKSKFQSLDINSLYRVSRGECLEPHQQKNTLPRKHGMQSLGKVPSARRPPANLPSLKSETSSSDPAVSLVPSGGSGWATTKDSTSSTTTTTTTVATSLDNTTTVSSTAQCAAGTTVSTSLHSLLPTQQNVSQAPFLDQANNKSSWSAIMSRTGDGTPIVAAVVGYAGLVGGAKGGRGALGLSFLAHQSPQFQHEFPSLSGQPSASVSTQSQTQQSSTTSNAISVAVQHSLLQQQPYSHNHSGGAPGNQQQLNRELNAQYGPGPSLRPQTEGSWIQGGSRTAGGAVPVTSAGPGNGNTPAGQALPLNIPVSGGHTQEGPGGGRQNLGQSPNMGAGPGGQHNSVNNQGPAPSSGSHQVGPNLHHYRGLIPPFMYRSNFPGGFSSQFAPNAGPNSPRPRFNHPLDRFPPPQRERVAEEEILTRPIIKEEDLTRMDDISRDAGWAAHDDIDYNQKLAFSDDEGESEQSKSDEKKDAKEKKGDDNATEEKEKSRDNRDSKELRDPPHRSWTQPMNRDYRGSNGASGYANQSQLHSVHSLRGVEDDETWNERRRIKVEVASVVERARLRKEEEEKRFQESTKQAAAKKLQDLEQKMKEKQAKHKDEERTQSGESKSLISVPPVPLPIPEWEREKENRERESRERSRTSSEGKDEKMNATICIRDVRDNLRESRDQGLTDFRQSDRQNFLRQDTVRSERERERDRDREQRDSRDREQPAFSRHFQNNLPPRFQKQQAERSSANFNRISPNAERPASQSVPFSQQYDPGRWLHNYNSLIDSSMKQPMPSQRRNRTDSDASAPLDDERPPSRDHRSGAPPPREDRYRHSSHRSYDSRKPGGYYDEYSRNFRDYEYDDRHPRDSWERERHFDDKERDSKESLDSRDNRDVRDNRDSRDVKDSRSTSRDTRDVRDTRDKDKKEYDNYSKDSFDERERDQRERSENPEWREERNVGQDRQLENRRDAPKEERNERPQRPDSRDSRTSRESKTSLRDDELHKLRDCSSWVNEVSDYEEKKRDLYHEETRERERDRRQPPGPVTKEKIEADELKNEKRSLTQLKRGSSDLQEKKEQPKESGADTKKDTDVWNRKTERTPESRQIDRGDNSPKAWADAISPTFEKEEEKIAEAVKDGKESDEIKQSLLDKPVSEKREEVIAEDGKEQAKDEKREKSTRNRTSSSGSSSRIREARGGRQWGGTYSVYTRGWRGPESRGRRGGPRPTGKSGMSAKSGSYGHTDSENSADEISGSTESGKEDKRSTRSPKPSQKVEKEERNREVSRREDKRGTEYSQTRSEKRTYDGKPSHEAFAPSGEPSRRGRGGFRIRNSPATGSRMEGYGPPSSKSPFSSERNTDEKHQQIAGRQNLPTPTSEKDASLLQSAPVESTDDKIIAKQQALTAGITGRRNKSPSQQAQQSGNKQEASHNQVANVPSQKAQMRKEESRSKRTRSGSRRGRDNREARSRGSSGNVSKQPQSDVGNEDWETTSENSEEHIEDHKESRNTRNKHFGGRAIQLASQNAIGANVHSRRNEQLVNTREQREKNPKSSNPASRAPGAEKRNLQNAGFSAQKNHPDGIPPLMQNAQIQNGRSRSQSSTNSGVVANKSNKDSMINRIDEIKLSDPNLVNQALNDLNKKSQTKDKKLVDSEIETNSCTEDATSVAAEDKVDADGFQEVRSKKNVKESRHNQKEEVKPIKRDKEKERERDRSKSKSNGSQQVLQQVQNIPPLLGQNIPQPANIPQKQYDNRNSRNPRLAPRFQRLVKQQQQQMTDVSDMSKLNSSGNNYAKDSNSPAPPPTVNAWDKPFTSQLRSNSPSAVPTDIQLMSGLTAQNDHSHEGNEANSGHSSQRNSPSGEKTGKNLKETLTDKNVSDVSSPPVQTLIFENTNYSKTTKTSGSTDLAVKSKFSNHIKQQRAEKRAEIEEEGNQVQQHQQPALSVAFSNKPNDLIKDKNQEPIQMPLSFNKNEDNADMKLDFTFDSDLSQLTDDKSKSLGMARSMHMAGGQSTISPSTAELNLKIASVKKVWENATPMPTVVEHEDGTSVVSSATSFPQAFESGDVDDSYSPHQQYNQSNIKNEITTSTNVCKLVPPQVKPQQQSSGSSGTQPGSTVPGPSPIGAGQSPIGHPPVSLQGPLSPPPFNSTGQPSHINYQEFPQYPGSQAAQYGGMSAIPSPPAVLFNTGSGQLPAQAGGLYGAFQLDQSRSPFTQYAPYAPSLQSSFSQQNVYLQQPPPPPPHAPNAPTPEMYQNNLSQYRITAAAGPPFGQNQQLSNNPNTVLISSSSNSLMSASVKPSSQPIGAIGTKAPHFQTPSAPQPNQLAYIPYDPNQVLGVSGSYMSNSQLVQRPGPNVQASNSYYSATSADVFPGSQTGFYQSGGATQQTGTHYGLQGFGQHSQSLATGSATPVGLQNYGPSFLSSSGLQIAAAAQQFRNPTGGLPGPGNAAPTFLSKHQPQEQPRQLKSPSGNQQDVLASVFSSTPQIPSPKSRNCKQQSSSQQPQPSPTQHHKYQQYQGVSQSALVSSYNNYVLQQNVRGMGMPPRAGIQPSQQRYPPPIQRPVVPFTGPNPNNPTQQQPACMPTQQQQQAQINRHRPNLHQQQQQQRNMKMQQQYYSSQGNVKMDSNDKSDNHNDKMNDGPSGTQSGSNKPNVNQQDSDNNKEEVNQQNE